One genomic region from Deltaproteobacteria bacterium HGW-Deltaproteobacteria-18 encodes:
- a CDS encoding cytochrome C: MEGRVVLNVWRAFLLMCMLCPFSVLAENSYVGTAACRDCHEEQYDNFTKYAKKSHSDKSVKIMASDLSEAELATCYGCHATGYGKPGGFVSYEKTPHLADAGCEVCHGPGYDHVESGGDTELIKGKLTMEDCVDCHNEDRVKSFNFKPLLYGGAH; encoded by the coding sequence ATGGAAGGACGAGTCGTGCTCAATGTGTGGCGTGCCTTTTTGCTGATGTGCATGTTATGCCCGTTTTCCGTACTGGCGGAAAATTCGTATGTAGGCACTGCCGCATGCAGGGACTGTCATGAAGAACAGTATGACAATTTTACCAAGTACGCCAAGAAGTCTCATTCGGACAAATCTGTTAAGATCATGGCTTCAGACCTGTCCGAAGCCGAACTGGCAACCTGCTACGGGTGTCATGCCACGGGATATGGCAAGCCCGGAGGATTCGTCAGTTACGAAAAAACGCCTCATCTTGCTGATGCAGGATGCGAAGTCTGCCATGGTCCCGGTTATGACCATGTCGAAAGCGGGGGCGATACGGAACTCATCAAAGGCAAACTGACCATGGAAGACTGCGTGGACTGCCACAACGAGGATCGGGTCAAGTCGTTCAACTTCAAGCCGCTGCTCTACGGCGGGGCGCACTAG